The DNA segment aaataaattacattaaattCAATCCAACACGTGAGGCCTTCACATTAAATTTACTTTCTGACTGAATCTGTGAGTTCAACTTGATTTTTgcgtctttttcttttcctttttgtttttttgcaggaaTCACGCTGTGGGATCGTGATGCCCTGATGGAACATAGAGGAGACAGGCCTCAGATATACAGTGATTTTGAAATGGTTTCATCTGAATCAATTGAGGAGAAATCCTCAGCTTTAAATGTTAGTGCGTCACTGAAGGCAAGTTTCCTGGGTGGACTTATTGAGGTTAGTGGGTCTGCCAAATATCTGAAAGATAGTAAATCTTCCAGAAATCAGGCCAGAGTAACACTGAAGTACAAGGCAACCACAAAGATCCAGGAGCTGTCCATGAATCATCTTGGAAGAGGAAATGTGAAGCATCCATATGTTTTTGATCAAGGCTTAGCAACACATGTAGTCACAGCTATTCTTTATGGAGCACaagctttctttgtgtttgaccGTGAAGTTTCTAAACATGAAGATCATCAAGAAATACAAGGCAGCTTGAAGATGATGATCAATAAGATTCCCTTAATTTCTATAGAGGGTGAAGGTTCCCTGTCACTGACTCAAGAGGACAAACAAAAAGCTGATAAATTATCTTGTAAATTTTATGGAGACTTTCGCCtcccaaaaactccaacaaaCTTTCAAGATGCCATACAGGCCTGCCAAGGTCTGTCAGGATTACTGGGACCCAATGGAGAAAATGCTGTACCAGTGAAGGTCTGGCTGCTGCCACTGACATGTTTAGATTCTTCTGCTGCTAAACTCGTCCGTGAGATCAGTATAGGATTAGTTCAAGAAGCACAGGCTGCCCTGGAAGACTTCAGTGAGCTGGAAATGAGGTACAATGATGTACTGGGAACCACCACTGCACAGGATTTCCCACagattgaaaataaaatgaaaacttttaAAGAAATGTGCTCTGAGCTCAGGCTGGATTTCCAAAAATCTTTGGCCAAGAAGCTTCCATCAAtccgaggaggaggagaagaggaagctGAGCTCGCAGAGATCCTGAAGAAGAGACATTCTTCACCTTTCAACAGCAAAAGTCTGAACGAGTGGATGGACTGTAAAGAGAGAGAAGTTGACACATTAATGTCTTTTACCAGCAGGatgaaaaacaccaaaatcaTCTCGTCTCAAAATGATCTGTACAAGGAAAGTCTGAGTGCAGAGcatgttgtgtgttttgttttcacctCTCTGGGAAAGGATGAACCGTACCTCTCAGCTTTATCAAGATACTTAAGAGGAAAAACCAACCCAGACCTTCAAGATCCTCACACTCATGATGTAGAGAAGGAACAGTGGTACGCCTCAAAAGAAGTAACAGCTGAAATGAGGAGAAAAGCAAAACTCTTCAGTGATTTTGCAGAGGCCAACAAGGAGAACAAGAACATGAAGTTCCTGACAGTGGGTTTAACTAATGAGACACAGGAAGGTTCCAGCATCTACCTTTATGAAGGTGGATTTGCTGTCAGTGAGAACTTTGAGCCTCCTTCAAAGCCTGAAACTGTGACAGCAGCTGACAGAAACCACAACAGTGTGACACTGAAGATTTCTCCACCCAGATTTGGAGCAGAGAACATCACCTCCTACTCTGTTGAGTACTGTGTCAGTGGAGAGGATGGATGGCAGCAGAAGACAGAAGCAAAGGCTGAAGAAGTCACAGTGAGAGATCTGAAGCCAAACACAGAGTATGTGTTCAAATGCAGAGCAGTGACCTCAGCAGGTGTTGGGCCGGATAATCAAGTTTCTATTAAAACCTTACCCTGCAGCCCTCCTGGAAAACCACGAGTTGAATCAAATTCATCTGAGATATCAGTGAGCTGGGAGAAACCTGCTGAGCTCGGAGAGGATGTGCAGATATTGAGCTACATGGTGGAGTATTCAAAAACAGATGATAATGAGGAAGCTCTGCAGTGGAACCAAACAGAGTCAGCAGGTGAAAAGGTGATCCTTTCAGGTCTTCAGACAGATACAGAATATGCAGTCAGGGTCAGATGTGACTGTGGTTCAGCtggaaaaagcaaagaaagcatCACTGTTAAAGTCTGCTTCCACCTCGCAGAACTTCTCAGGATTAAAAGTGAAAAGATCAAATCTGATTCCCCCTCAGTTTACAAACTGCCTCTGACAGAAGAACACATGAACATAGATGGATGCAGGAAGTTTAACTTTGGAGAAGAAACTGAGGGGCAGAATCGTACAATAATGCTTTTTGGAGCGACTGGATCAGGAAAGTCCACTCTGATCGATGGAATGATCAACTACATTGTTGGTGTCGAGTGGGAGGACAGTTTCAGgtttaaattcattcatgaggatCAGTCAACATCACAAGCTCACAGTCAGACCTCTGAAGTCACTGTTTACAAAATCAACCACCAGGATGGATTTAAAATCCCGTTCTCTCTGACCATCATTGACACTCCAGGCTTTGGAGATACAAGAGGCATAGAAAGAGACCGAGAGACCACAGAGCAGCTACGTAATCTCTTCTCTGCTCAGGGTGGTGTCACTGACATTGATGCTGTGTGTTTTATAGCACCAGCTGCTCAAGTGAGATCCACAACACAGAAATATGTGTTTGATTCAGTTTTCTCAATCTTTGGCAAAGATGTGGCAGAAAACATCAGGATTCTGGTGACATTTGCAGACAGTCAGCAACCTCCAGTTCTAGAGGCAGTGAGAGCTTCAGGTGTCCCATTACCTACAGCTCATGATGGGCTGCCTGTTCACTTCAAATTTAATAATTCAGCCTTGTTTGCACAGAACAGATCATCTCAGAATGACGACACTGTttatgaagatgaagaagaggaaaacTTTGGTCAGATGTTTTGGGAAATGagcacaaacaacatgaagattttttttgattctgtaaaagtcACACAAGCAAAAAGCTTGAAACAGACCAACGAGGTCCTCAATCAAAGAAGGCAGCACGAAATAGTAGGACAAGCTTGGTGGAAATTAAGCAGACTGCGGTCAGTCGGGCTTCGGGAGCTAAAAGAGTTTGAGGCGCAGATCAACAAAAATGAGAACGCCGAGTTTGAAGTTACAGTCATGAAGGCTGTTCAGAAGGATACTGGTAATTTCAGTACCAACTGTAAGAAGTGCGAGTTTACATGCCATTATCCCTGTCCTATGAAAAAGGATGCAGAGGAAAAATGCTGTGCTGCAATGGATTCAAATGGATGCTGCACGGTGTGCCCAAGCAAATGTTCATGGGAAGAGCATGTCAACGAGAAGAAAAAATGGGAGTATAGCGAGGTTCAAGAGAAACAATCAGTCAGagagctgaaagaaaaatacattgGTGTCACCGATGATAAGATGACTGCTGAGGCTCTGGTTAAAAAACtggaaagtgcattttctgataaACTGCCTGATGTGATGGAATTGGCGAAAATGTCGTGTAAGTGTGAGGACACGCTTAAACAGATAGCACTGAAGCCAGATCCTCTGTCCACCTCAGAATACATCGACATGCTGATCGAGGAAGAGAAATCAGAGGCCAACCCAGGCTGGGAGAAACGAGTGATATACCTGCAGGGGATGGGAGCTAAATTACCACAAACATGTGCAATACTGTGATTGgtcagaaaacagaaacaaaaaaacaaaaaatcaaatgtgtgcAAGTCTAATTGTTCACATGATTAAGAACAACAAGAATAATGCTAAGTAATTCTGATGCACTCATAAATATTTACTGCATGGACATAAATGACTAAATGAAGCAGTAGTACTGGTATTAGCAGAACTGTTGATCATGTTAATTAATTTACATAAAAGATCACAAATCCttaagttgttttctttttacctaATTAATGTTCAGAAGATAAGACAAACTGACTGATTGAAGACTTATTTAACTGAATCATCCTGCACCTCTGTGCCTCAGATTAATCAGTACATATGATTGTAAtttgttcatctgaacaaaatCAACTTGAGCATGGATCAGGATATTACAACTGTATGAAATCTGATCATTTAATGTTCATgtaaaaatgattttcattttaAGACTTTCACTCCAATTATTCTTTCTTAACTGTCAATGATCATTTTTAAACCTGACTACAATGAGAATTAATAACCAATAAATAAATTGCATTATGCTAAAGTGTTATCGTCTGTTTTTGCCTCCTCTAACTGTGAACGTCATTATAAATTGCTGTGGTAGAAACAGAGGTGGGAGGGTTGTTGTTTGATGTGAAGAAACTGTCTCATTGAAGACCTTTTacactctttcttttttaaatatttttttggcctttttcagctttatttgatAGACACAGTGAAGAGACGATAGGAAAGCGGGGGCAGAGAGAGAAGGGGGCagacatgcagcaaagggcCACAGGTCGGACTTGAACCCGGGCCGGCCGCTCTCAGCCGTATGGCATGTGGTCGCCTGAGTTAAACCGGCGCCCTTTTTCACACTCtcataggctacgttcacactgcaggcgaaagcgcatcaaatccgatttttttcgcccctatgcgacccgtatccgatcttggtatgacagtgtgaacggcacaaaccgatattttcaaaccgatctgggtcacttttcgtatgtggtactgaatccgacacgtatccgatgttttagaaagcgactgctgtgtgaacggtcaagtcgcattaaatccgtcttttacgtcactgacacaggacagacgccaattatcagcgccggagaagcgcccgataggacatagcgaacgatttcctaccatccggtgaaactgttgggaagacaacgttggagaaatgtgaacattttatttttactgtattttctgcagattctgacagaaatctgcaactatcctttgaagcaccgctcctctaaaacagcaaaaaggatcattattaggttatttacattattatgtaaataacaaaataacttaaagcaaaaatctggaaacataaagtccgaagtctttatattaagggccatcagtcaaacaatattgtttgctctgggtctaaacagagcgagttgtgtgtgacatcttcttttgcgcatgcgggccgctttgagcgttcacactggcgagcgtttgatgtcgcattttatgtgtagtgtgaacaagcagacaaaaaaaatcggatttgatcaaaaaattggaattgaccattaagacctgcagtgtgaacgtagccataga comes from the Oreochromis aureus strain Israel breed Guangdong linkage group 18, ZZ_aureus, whole genome shotgun sequence genome and includes:
- the LOC120434297 gene encoding uncharacterized protein LOC120434297, with amino-acid sequence MDSESGGRMTLAALGRPFGLGMLYDCRSDELVPGITLWDRDALMEHRGDRPQIYSDFEMVSSESIEEKSSALNVSASLKASFLGGLIEVSGSAKYLKDSKSSRNQARVTLKYKATTKIQELSMNHLGRGNVKHPYVFDQGLATHVVTAILYGAQAFFVFDREVSKHEDHQEIQGSLKMMINKIPLISIEGEGSLSLTQEDKQKADKLSCKFYGDFRLPKTPTNFQDAIQACQGLSGLLGPNGENAVPVKVWLLPLTCLDSSAAKLVREISIGLVQEAQAALEDFSELEMRYNDVLGTTTAQDFPQIENKMKTFKEMCSELRLDFQKSLAKKLPSIRGGGEEEAELAEILKKRHSSPFNSKSLNEWMDCKEREVDTLMSFTSRMKNTKIISSQNDLYKESLSAEHVVCFVFTSLGKDEPYLSALSRYLRGKTNPDLQDPHTHDVEKEQWYASKEVTAEMRRKAKLFSDFAEANKENKNMKFLTVGLTNETQEGSSIYLYEGGFAVSENFEPPSKPETVTAADRNHNSVTLKISPPRFGAENITSYSVEYCVSGEDGWQQKTEAKAEEVTVRDLKPNTEYVFKCRAVTSAGVGPDNQVSIKTLPCSPPGKPRVESNSSEISVSWEKPAELGEDVQILSYMVEYSKTDDNEEALQWNQTESAGEKVILSGLQTDTEYAVRVRCDCGSAGKSKESITVKVCFHLAELLRIKSEKIKSDSPSVYKLPLTEEHMNIDGCRKFNFGEETEGQNRTIMLFGATGSGKSTLIDGMINYIVGVEWEDSFRFKFIHEDQSTSQAHSQTSEVTVYKINHQDGFKIPFSLTIIDTPGFGDTRGIERDRETTEQLRNLFSAQGGVTDIDAVCFIAPAAQVRSTTQKYVFDSVFSIFGKDVAENIRILVTFADSQQPPVLEAVRASGVPLPTAHDGLPVHFKFNNSALFAQNRSSQNDDTVYEDEEEENFGQMFWEMSTNNMKIFFDSVKVTQAKSLKQTNEVLNQRRQHEIVGQAWWKLSRLRSVGLRELKEFEAQINKNENAEFEVTVMKAVQKDTGNFSTNCKKCEFTCHYPCPMKKDAEEKCCAAMDSNGCCTVCPSKCSWEEHVNEKKKWEYSEVQEKQSVRELKEKYIGVTDDKMTAEALVKKLESAFSDKLPDVMELAKMSCKCEDTLKQIALKPDPLSTSEYIDMLIEEEKSEANPGWEKRVIYLQGMGAKLPQTCAIL